A stretch of Endozoicomonas sp. SCSIO W0465 DNA encodes these proteins:
- a CDS encoding TrmB family transcriptional regulator — MHLDTLENLGLSQREIATYLTLLKLGSASIRDIAAQTGINRGTTYETLKDLAGKGIVSYFPKGKRRIFSAEPPEKLLELAEEKRQSLDATIEEMKTRLIPQLNHLKPDFSAGNVRFYEGDSGIEFVLKDILNTVARQQDREYCVFSSKLIRQHLYRPFPNYTQQRIRKNIKVRVIAIGEGGEDAGLSERKWIDAKGRMDASYIAIYPPKVAMISLGSGNYPVAVVLDSPEIAAAQQIIFETLWNTL; from the coding sequence ATGCATCTTGATACTCTGGAAAACCTGGGCCTCAGCCAACGGGAAATTGCTACTTATCTGACCCTTTTGAAGCTTGGATCAGCATCCATCCGGGATATTGCCGCGCAAACGGGTATCAATCGTGGCACCACCTATGAAACCCTGAAAGACCTGGCTGGCAAAGGGATTGTCAGTTACTTCCCCAAAGGCAAGCGACGAATCTTCTCGGCTGAACCACCGGAAAAGCTACTGGAGCTGGCCGAAGAAAAACGCCAGTCGCTGGACGCCACCATTGAAGAGATGAAAACCAGGCTGATTCCGCAACTGAACCATCTCAAGCCGGATTTCAGTGCCGGAAATGTCCGCTTCTACGAAGGCGACAGTGGTATTGAGTTTGTGCTCAAAGACATTCTCAATACCGTAGCCCGGCAACAAGACCGGGAATACTGTGTCTTCTCCTCCAAGCTGATTCGCCAGCACCTGTACCGCCCTTTTCCCAACTACACTCAGCAGCGTATCCGGAAGAACATCAAGGTTCGGGTTATTGCCATTGGTGAAGGCGGAGAGGATGCCGGACTGTCTGAGCGTAAGTGGATTGATGCCAAAGGGCGCATGGATGCCAGCTATATTGCGATATATCCCCCTAAAGTTGCGATGATTTCCCTTGGCTCCGGGAATTATCCGGTAGCTGTCGTGCTTGACTCACCTGAAATTGCTGCTGCCCAGCAAATTATCTTTGAGACACTCTGGAATACGCTTTAA